DNA from Insulibacter thermoxylanivorax:
ATACCAGTGCGGAAACGCTGCGAACATCGCACCTGCTGCCGTGATCAGCCAGACTTCATTGGCATCCCAGAAAGGACCGATCGTGTTGATCAGCACTCTGCGCTCGAGATTCCCTTTCGCCAAGGTGCGGGTCGCCATCCCGACACCGAAGTCAAAGCCCTCTAGGAAGAAGAACCCCGTGAACAGAACGGCGATTAACAGGAACCAAAGATCATTGAGTGACAACTTGACCGCCTCCTACTGCTTGATATGGATCGATCTCCGCCTCTTCCTCTGTATGCGTCGGCAGGTTCGGACCTTTGCGGGCTGTCCGGACGAAGAGATAGATCAGGACGAACAGAAGCACCAGATAGATCAGGGTGAAGGCGATCAGCGAGAAGAGAACCTCATTCGCCGTCACATTCGGTGATACGGAATCCTCTACCGTCAACAGCCCGAATACCGTCCAAGGCTGGCGTCCGATCTCAGTCATGATCCAGCCGGCGGTGTTCGCGATGAACGGCAGGAAGATACCGACGATCATTGCGCGCTTAAACCAGCCTTGCATCTTGTCCCATTGCTTGCGCAGGGCGAGATAGGAACCGTACAGCGCGAGAAGGATCATCAGCATGCCGCAGCCGACCATGATCCGGAAGCTCCAGAAGGTCGTTCGTACCGGCGGAATGTAGTTGCCTTCACCGTAAGCTTCTTCATATTCCGCTTGCAGCTCGTTCATGCCTTTGACAGATCCGGAAAACTTGCTGTAAGACAGGAAGCTCAGCAGATAAGGGATCTGAATCTCGAAGCTGTTCTGTTTGGTCTCTGGATCAATAATTGCGAATACCGTCCATGGCGCCGGGTCCGGGCTGGTCTCCCACAGTCCTTCAGCAGCAGCCATCTTCATCGGCTGTGTCTTCACCAGGTACTGGGATTGACCGTGGCCGAAGTAAGCGATCAATACCGATGAGATCAGAGCAGTGATAACGGCAAGTTTGAACGAAGATCGGAAGAACTCGACATTCTGTTTGCGCAACAGTTTCCAAGCACTGATCCCAGCGACAAGGAATGCACCGGTAGCGATCGATGCCGAGATCGTATGCGGGAACTCCCACAGGAGCTGACCGTTGGTGAGCAGTGCTCCCAGGTCATTCATCTCCGCACGGCCGTTGTTGATCACGAAACCGACCGGACGCTGCATGAAGGAGTTCGCTGCCAGGATCCAAAGGGCAGACAGCATTGTACCGATCGAGACAAGCCAGATACATGCGAGATGCACCTTCTTGGGCAGACGATTCCATCCGAAGATCCACAGGCCGATGAAGGTCGACTCTAAGAAAAAGGCGAGCAATGCTTCAATCGCCAGTGGAGCGCCGAAGACGTCTCCGACGAAGCGTGAGAACTCTGACCAGTTCATGCCGAATTGGAACTCTTGCAAGATCCCGGTCACAATCCCCACCGCAAAGTTAATCAGCAGGAAAGTCCCCCAGAACTTCGCCATCTCTTTGTATTTCTCATCATTCTTGACGACATATACAGTTTGCATAATCGCGACCAGCAGCGAAAGGCCGATCGAGATCGGGACGAAGATGAAGTGGAAGATCGTCGTCGAAGCAAACTGCAGACGTGCTAAATCCAATACATCCATGCCTTCTCTCCCTTTCAAGGATATTTGTTTGTCTCTCCTGAGACTTTAATCATTTTGTGAACAGATTGTTGTGAAAAAAGTCACATCCACAGAGGTCAAAAATAGACGAAAGCGTGAAACAGATCACATTAATGTTTCTGCTTATAGTATAGGACGGCTTTTGCGTGAATTGTCGGCGTGAACGTGGCAATTCCGTGACCCCGAGATGACATTTATGTGAAGGTATTTTTATCATGCGAGGATCCCCGCAGGGGATGGACGAGAACATGGTACGGGAGGGAAAAGCTCCCTCTTATAATGGGCAGTGAATCAGGAGGAGAATCAGGAGGAGATTCAGGACGCGATACAAAAAAGGGAATAAGGAAGTGATACAATAAAGGGAATAAGGGAAGTGGAATTTCCGTTATTTTGTAAAATAGGCCGAATTCGCAGAAATAAGGTCA
Protein-coding regions in this window:
- a CDS encoding cytochrome ubiquinol oxidase subunit I, translating into MDVLDLARLQFASTTIFHFIFVPISIGLSLLVAIMQTVYVVKNDEKYKEMAKFWGTFLLINFAVGIVTGILQEFQFGMNWSEFSRFVGDVFGAPLAIEALLAFFLESTFIGLWIFGWNRLPKKVHLACIWLVSIGTMLSALWILAANSFMQRPVGFVINNGRAEMNDLGALLTNGQLLWEFPHTISASIATGAFLVAGISAWKLLRKQNVEFFRSSFKLAVITALISSVLIAYFGHGQSQYLVKTQPMKMAAAEGLWETSPDPAPWTVFAIIDPETKQNSFEIQIPYLLSFLSYSKFSGSVKGMNELQAEYEEAYGEGNYIPPVRTTFWSFRIMVGCGMLMILLALYGSYLALRKQWDKMQGWFKRAMIVGIFLPFIANTAGWIMTEIGRQPWTVFGLLTVEDSVSPNVTANEVLFSLIAFTLIYLVLLFVLIYLFVRTARKGPNLPTHTEEEAEIDPYQAVGGGQVVTQ